In the Pyrococcus kukulkanii genome, one interval contains:
- a CDS encoding GNAT family N-acetyltransferase, giving the protein MEPIIREAEPKDKKGIEELARSMGGDYIPEVFDEWVGDNFFVLELNGKIIGTAKLTLFPNRVLWMEGLRVHPEFRGKGFGKMLHNFLLAKGEELAKKGIAVAMEFVTNRFRSLSAKMALKTGFRIIGEFYNLRFRPSSYSMEKPSRSSLTLEDINLELIPVGYRFVHPSKEALRWILTKGEVYEYQGIKFIKSKDSPKFTPLSYTPDAIRKVLPAMAWLSKNSEEARIILPGSIKGFLEDLFALGFYMREKYPDPPLAVFRRELLGGGGAGI; this is encoded by the coding sequence ATGGAGCCAATTATAAGAGAAGCGGAACCTAAGGACAAGAAGGGCATTGAAGAGCTCGCAAGGAGCATGGGTGGAGATTATATTCCCGAAGTCTTTGATGAGTGGGTGGGAGACAACTTTTTTGTTCTTGAGCTTAATGGCAAAATAATAGGAACTGCAAAGCTAACGTTGTTTCCAAATAGGGTTCTTTGGATGGAAGGACTCAGAGTTCATCCAGAATTTAGGGGAAAAGGGTTTGGAAAAATGCTACATAACTTTCTCTTAGCAAAGGGGGAAGAGTTAGCAAAAAAGGGAATAGCTGTCGCAATGGAATTTGTCACGAACAGGTTTAGAAGCTTGAGTGCAAAGATGGCTCTAAAAACTGGGTTTAGAATAATTGGGGAATTCTACAACCTTAGATTTAGACCTAGCTCTTACTCCATGGAGAAACCGTCACGATCTTCTCTGACTTTAGAGGATATCAATCTTGAGCTGATTCCAGTTGGATACAGATTTGTTCACCCAAGCAAGGAGGCTCTTAGGTGGATACTAACTAAAGGAGAGGTTTACGAATATCAGGGTATTAAATTCATAAAATCTAAGGATTCTCCCAAGTTCACACCTCTCTCGTATACACCAGATGCCATTAGGAAGGTTTTACCAGCAATGGCTTGGTTATCCAAGAATTCTGAAGAAGCAAGGATTATTCTTCCTGGAAGCATTAAGGGATTTCTTGAAGATCTTTTTGCTTTAGGCTTTTACATGAGAGAGAAGTATCCAGATCCGCCTTTAGCGGTCTTTAGGAGAGAATTATTAGGTGGTGGGGGCGCGGGGATTTGA
- a CDS encoding aspartate racemase codes for MKVIGILGGMGPLATVELFRRIVEKTPAKRDQDHPKIIIYNNPQIPDRTAFILGKGEDPRPQLIWTAKKLEECGADFIIMPCNTAHAFIEDIQKEIGIPIISMVEETARMLSEIGCRKAGLIATTGTIVSRVYHKALERYGIEVILPENQEEVMRGIYEGVKAGNLKLGREILLNVAKELERKSADCIIAGCTEVSVVLRQEDLKARLVDPMDVIAEVAVKLALG; via the coding sequence ATGAAAGTTATAGGAATACTAGGTGGGATGGGTCCCCTTGCTACAGTTGAGCTCTTCAGGAGAATCGTTGAAAAAACCCCAGCAAAGAGGGATCAGGACCATCCCAAGATAATAATCTATAATAACCCCCAAATACCTGACAGGACGGCTTTTATCCTGGGGAAGGGAGAAGATCCAAGGCCCCAGCTTATTTGGACTGCAAAAAAGCTCGAGGAGTGTGGGGCAGATTTTATAATAATGCCATGCAACACCGCGCATGCATTCATAGAGGACATACAAAAGGAGATAGGAATACCAATTATTAGTATGGTAGAGGAGACTGCAAGGATGCTTAGCGAGATTGGATGCAGAAAAGCTGGGCTTATTGCAACAACGGGAACGATAGTGAGTAGGGTTTACCACAAAGCCCTAGAGAGGTATGGAATTGAAGTAATTCTACCCGAAAACCAGGAGGAGGTTATGAGGGGAATATATGAAGGCGTCAAGGCCGGAAATTTAAAGCTTGGGAGGGAGATCCTGCTTAACGTAGCTAAAGAGCTGGAGAGAAAAAGCGCAGACTGCATAATAGCGGGATGCACAGAAGTTAGCGTTGTTTTGAGGCAGGAAGACCTAAAAGCTAGATTGGTAGATCCAATGGATGTTATTGCAGAAGTAGCCGTTAAGTTGGCTTTAGGTTAG